A window of Candidatus Methylacidiphilales bacterium genomic DNA:
CCAACCGGCCTACCCTTCCGACCAATTCATCGACTCCATCGGCCTGAATGCCTCGCCATTCGAACGCTATCTGGATTCAGGTCCTTTCAAAGGGGCGGGCACCCATTACCCACCCGAACTTTTTTTTGACCTGGGAGTGCGTTACTACCGCACCGGACTCAAGCATGATTTGGTACGTCCAGAATCCCCGGATCTTATTGCCGCCGCCTGCCGGAAATACGGCGCGCGCCCTCTCATGCTGATCGACCCCCACAAAACAGGCTCCCCGGACGATCTGGTCAAAGAAATCAAACGGTATCCCGCGGGGGTCATCTGGGGTGTCGAAGGACCCAACGAACTCAACAACAAATTCCCCCCCCAAGAACTGAACCTGAAATACCAAGGCAAAACCGACGAGGCCGCGGGTGCGGCATACATGAAAGACGCCATCGCCGCCTTGAGGGCCGATCCAGCCACCAAAAACCTCCCCGTGGTCGCCTTCACCGCCATTTTTTCCGATTACCGCCTCGCCCGCCCTCATACCGGGTTCGACTTCGCCAATATGCATTCTTACCAGGGTTATGACGTTCCTTCCTCCAGCCTGATGACGAATGTTACCCGCTTCAATAACATCTTCCCCGTCGGACATGAAATTCAGCCCTTCATGCCCACAGAGTGCGGATACAATGTCGAAAGCGATGTCAGTAATGGAACCCACAAGACAGGTTCGCTCCGCGCCCAGGCCCTCAACATCCCCATGCTCCTGGCCGAATACTTCCGTCATGGCATTCCCCGCACTTATCTTTTTGCCCTTCATAACGCCGACGGCTACGGCTTGCTTGAAAACGACCAAGCCACCCGCCGTCCCTCCTGGTTCGCCCTTAAAAACTTCATCGCCGAATTGTCCGACGCCCGATGGAATGCCCAGACAATGAAATGGGAAGGGGGATCCCTCAGCCCTCGTGCCCTGCTTTTCGTACCGCAAGGAGCTCCCGATACCCTGCATTCCCTAACATTGCAAAAGACCGACGGCAGCTATCGCCTCCTTCTTTGGAACGAGGTTCCCAATTTCGACTCCCGCATCAAACAGGATCTCACCCCTCCGCCACTCCCTGTTGTGCTGCGATTCCTCCGACCGATCGAGGAGGAGGTGGAGGTTCTGACGCAAAACGACCAGGGAACCTATGATCTCTATCGCGTGAAGCCTGAATCGGAGGGCAAAGTCCTGCGACTCAAAATCCCCTCCTCGGTCACGCTCCTGCGACTCCGCCAGCCCGATGGGAAACAATCCCTGCCCGCTTCAGTCACGGACTTGGTGTCCGAAACCACTGAAAATGAAGTCCTCCTCCGCTGGAAAGCACCGCCGAAAAAAGATTCCACCGCCGGCTTCTTCGTCTTCCGCGCCGGTCACCACGTCGCCACGCTACCTCCCGATACAACCGAATGGCGGGACCGTTCCGATTGGATTCG
This region includes:
- a CDS encoding CARDB domain-containing protein, encoding MKTLFACLLFLTQTFLLPTIIFSAPYPQPAYPSDQFIDSIGLNASPFERYLDSGPFKGAGTHYPPELFFDLGVRYYRTGLKHDLVRPESPDLIAAACRKYGARPLMLIDPHKTGSPDDLVKEIKRYPAGVIWGVEGPNELNNKFPPQELNLKYQGKTDEAAGAAYMKDAIAALRADPATKNLPVVAFTAIFSDYRLARPHTGFDFANMHSYQGYDVPSSSLMTNVTRFNNIFPVGHEIQPFMPTECGYNVESDVSNGTHKTGSLRAQALNIPMLLAEYFRHGIPRTYLFALHNADGYGLLENDQATRRPSWFALKNFIAELSDARWNAQTMKWEGGSLSPRALLFVPQGAPDTLHSLTLQKTDGSYRLLLWNEVPNFDSRIKQDLTPPPLPVVLRFLRPIEEEVEVLTQNDQGTYDLYRVKPESEGKVLRLKIPSSVTLLRLRQPDGKQSLPASVTDLVSETTENEVLLRWKAPPKKDSTAGFFVFRAGHHVATLPPDTTEWRDRSDWIRPGLGYPYEIQSYNAEGGLSARSRHIAQTPDKRPDLIVTATGTVQQQINPGDPVQFWATVKNIGTGATPYETPLSATFSVDGHIISWGGIHRPLAPGEEVRVEGGGGPHQPPVWNATEGAHLLLARADDINRISGETSKTNNWIDQTLQIGEAGKGKLSGSSQPAPGSLDLEQGFLEDWVVWGGGNKDGRVQKAKSPCLIGPLKYSGEGHVAHTVGGPVRLSWNNGDPVAQNEGTNEALWMNHLGHAFQFEVMADETERELKVYAAGLEGATGRFRADLSDGSAPAYESCSWNGNMGNGNWSAVPDGFSVVFTVRYHASKSGEKLRITWELVDEPNRFLGQIRLQSATLKRAISP